The genomic window CCTGGCCGTCGACCGCGCCGGGAGAATCTACGCCGCCGACGGTGTGAGCCAGGAAATCCGGATCTTCTCCCCTGCCGGCGACCCGGTCTCCTCGATCGGCCGTCGGGGGCGCGGCCCCGGTGAGTTCACCGGTCTCCAAGACGTGGCGGTCGGCCGCGGCGACTCGCTGTTCGCCTTCGACCCGGTGCTGCAGCGCGTGTCGGTTTACGCGGTCGGGGACTCCGTGGCCCTGGCGTACGTGACCGATGTGTCTCACCGCTCGGGAACCCGCGCCGTCCAGTCCGTCCTGGTCCCTTCCACGAGCGGGGTCATGGTCCAGTACGCGCTGCCGTTCAACCGGCACAACCTGGACGCGCGGCGAGAGATCGTCCTCCGACGGCTGGACGGCGGGGGCTCCGTACTCAAGGATTCGCTGCTGGTCGTTCCTCATCGCGAGTTCCTCGTCACGCGAGACCCGAAGTACGGCTATTCCGTCGGTATGCTCCCGTTCGGGCGGCGACCTGTCCTGCGGCTGGGGACCGACGACCGGCTGTACTATGGCTGGTCCGACAGCCTCGTCATCAGCATCTACTCACCCGACGGGGGGCGCGTAGCCCGGGTCGGAGCCCGTCGCGCCGCGCCACCGGTCACGAGGCGTGAAAAAAAGGTGCTCCTCGGCTCCTACCCGACCCGCTTCGAGCGAAAGCTGCTCCGCAAGGCGCTCAGGGACGGGAAGATCCCGTCCACCAAGCCGGCGTTCAAGGACTTCCTCGTGGACGGCCAGGGGAGGGTCTGGGTGAACGTGGTCACCAGCGACGACATGCAGGTGAGCAGCGCCGAGGGACTGCGGTACGTGGCGATGGCTGACGGCGCTCCCGCCCGGGACGGCTCACCCTGGTGGGTGATCGACAGCGACGGGAAACGGGTCGCTACCGTCGCATTTCCCGAGAACGCAACGCTCCACTTGATTCGGGACGACGAGGCATTCGGAGTCGAGACCGACGACCTGGGAGTCCAGACGATCGTACGCTACCGCCTGCCGGCCGAACTGGGCACGGCAGCCCTCGTGGCCACGCCCACGGGCTCGCCGGGGAGCGCCCGGAGCCAGGAGGCTGCGGAACCAACCGGAGGCACGTCGTGAGAGCGAAACTGTCCGATGCGTTGACACTCGTCATGGTGGTATGCGCCGTTGTCGTCACGGGACTGGTCGTGCGGAGGGAGTTCTTCCCCCCCGCCGGAGACACGCCACGCGCCGTCCGGCAGGTGGAGAACTGGGAAGCGGCCGCGGCGGAAGGGAGCCTGCTCGGCTCCGCGGAAGCCCCCGTCCGGATCGTCGAGTTCTCCGACTTCCAGTGTCCGTTCTGCGCACGGGTGCAGCCCGGGTTGAAACGGCTGCAGCAGGAGCACCCGGGCAAGGTGACGATCGTATACCGGCACCTCCCCCTCCAGGAGATCCATCCCCACGCGTTCGAAGCCGCGCT from Longimicrobiaceae bacterium includes these protein-coding regions:
- a CDS encoding 6-bladed beta-propeller, with the translated sequence MLHDPGRTRHSRERLREVIRLARTAALVLSLGACESSEEGSGLPPSAEPAEVAERSVVIDGEFGAVLGLAVDRAGRIYAADGVSQEIRIFSPAGDPVSSIGRRGRGPGEFTGLQDVAVGRGDSLFAFDPVLQRVSVYAVGDSVALAYVTDVSHRSGTRAVQSVLVPSTSGVMVQYALPFNRHNLDARREIVLRRLDGGGSVLKDSLLVVPHREFLVTRDPKYGYSVGMLPFGRRPVLRLGTDDRLYYGWSDSLVISIYSPDGGRVARVGARRAAPPVTRREKKVLLGSYPTRFERKLLRKALRDGKIPSTKPAFKDFLVDGQGRVWVNVVTSDDMQVSSAEGLRYVAMADGAPARDGSPWWVIDSDGKRVATVAFPENATLHLIRDDEAFGVETDDLGVQTIVRYRLPAELGTAALVATPTGSPGSARSQEAAEPTGGTS
- a CDS encoding DsbA family protein; amino-acid sequence: MRAKLSDALTLVMVVCAVVVTGLVVRREFFPPAGDTPRAVRQVENWEAAAAEGSLLGSAEAPVRIVEFSDFQCPFCARVQPGLKRLQQEHPGKVTIVYRHLPLQEIHPHAFEAALAAECAGAQGRFEPYHDALFEMQDSIGSRDWGRYAEDAGVADLQEFRQCVAERRFESRVRRDMEEAERIGVRGTPVFIFDGKMISGADAPDQLAVWVREAVRRR